One genomic region from candidate division WOR-3 bacterium encodes:
- a CDS encoding VTT domain-containing protein → MKIKRFLGFCGTIVFFTIIVLVSIIFVKNFNFIVNDPEAVRDAIQRYGLVSYFIYFLLYIFQIFFAPIPGQVLNIASGMLFGPLKGFLVSWLAVIVGGFLAMLVARVFGKKILYLFAEEGTSRLEQMITKKGLPLVLFLAIFPNPIGDGLFYLAGLTMIPLKVLIVIIGFCRIPGILIYVVAGDRIMAMGIKGWVMGGVGFLIALILYFLLRKKVEEFFEKHINKFNIYSN, encoded by the coding sequence ATGAAAATAAAACGATTTTTGGGTTTTTGCGGAACAATTGTTTTTTTTACCATAATTGTTTTGGTATCAATTATTTTTGTAAAAAATTTCAATTTTATCGTAAATGATCCGGAGGCAGTTAGAGATGCAATTCAGCGCTATGGTCTTGTTTCCTATTTTATATATTTCCTGCTTTATATTTTCCAGATTTTCTTCGCGCCGATTCCGGGACAGGTTTTAAATATTGCATCTGGCATGTTGTTTGGCCCATTGAAAGGATTTTTAGTATCATGGCTTGCAGTAATAGTTGGCGGTTTTTTAGCGATGCTTGTAGCACGGGTTTTTGGTAAAAAGATACTTTATCTATTTGCCGAAGAAGGAACATCGCGTTTAGAGCAAATGATAACTAAAAAAGGCTTGCCGCTGGTATTATTTTTAGCAATATTTCCCAACCCTATCGGTGATGGACTTTTTTATCTGGCAGGACTGACTATGATCCCCTTGAAAGTTTTGATTGTTATTATTGGGTTCTGCCGAATCCCCGGGATACTGATTTATGTAGTGGCTGGGGATCGGATTATGGCAATGGGAATAAAGGGTTGGGTTATGGGGGGAGTTGGATTTTTAATTGCGTTAATACTTTATTTTTTGTTGAGAAAAAAAGTGGAAGAATTTTTTGAGAAACATATTAATAAATTTAATATTTATTCAAATTAG
- the ftsY gene encoding signal recognition particle-docking protein FtsY: MPLPYLSKFLGKLTGIFSPAKKPDISNLEQVLLESDVGVKYTNMLLEKINYNQAKLKEEILKLINIKPPNLNPTKPLIIIICGVNGSGKTTTVAKLAYMYQKKGNVLLVSADTYRDAASEQLDIWAQKVGVEIIRSQKGQDAGAVVYDGLNKAISRNNDTVLIDTAGRLHTRTDLMEELKKIKRVVTKLKPSGPDLSLLTIDATLGQNSIQQAKIFTQELGINGLILTKFDGTAKGGAIIPICAELKIPVLYLGVGEKIEDLIEFKPEEFVEAMFAD; the protein is encoded by the coding sequence ATGCCTCTACCCTATCTCAGCAAATTCCTTGGGAAATTGACCGGTATTTTTAGTCCAGCAAAAAAACCCGATATATCCAATCTGGAACAAGTTTTACTTGAATCCGATGTCGGAGTAAAATATACAAATATGTTGCTCGAAAAAATTAATTATAATCAGGCAAAACTTAAAGAGGAAATCCTAAAACTGATTAATATCAAACCACCAAATTTAAATCCAACAAAGCCTTTAATCATAATAATTTGCGGTGTAAACGGCTCGGGCAAAACGACGACCGTGGCAAAACTTGCCTATATGTATCAAAAAAAAGGCAACGTCCTTCTGGTCAGTGCGGATACATATAGGGATGCTGCATCAGAACAACTTGATATCTGGGCACAGAAAGTCGGTGTTGAAATCATTCGTTCCCAGAAAGGGCAAGATGCGGGTGCCGTCGTCTATGATGGACTAAATAAGGCAATATCAAGAAATAATGATACAGTCTTGATTGATACTGCCGGAAGATTACATACCCGAACCGACCTTATGGAAGAATTAAAAAAAATCAAAAGGGTTGTAACCAAACTCAAACCTTCAGGTCCTGATCTTTCCCTTTTGACTATTGATGCCACACTGGGTCAGAACTCCATTCAGCAGGCAAAGATATTTACCCAGGAACTGGGAATCAATGGCTTGATTTTAACCAAATTTGATGGCACCGCAAAAGGTGGGGCAATAATTCCTATATGTGCAGAATTAAAAATCCCGGTGCTTTACCTGGGTGTCGGCGAAAAAATTGAAGACCTTATTGAATTCAAACCCGAAGAATTCGTTGAAGCAATGTTTGCTGACTAA
- a CDS encoding zinc metalloprotease HtpX, giving the protein MSITAKTFWDIEKEKTTVIYAIFGVLVFFYFFSFFIIWTIFKLLIYVRLQLENPHIRFHLFGSDTLIVFIIALILAIMHWFYTNRNVVEKILKLLNAKPPDKNDRYHYVFKNIVEEISIAAGKIAVEPYIVPTIAMNAFALQDIYGRNVIGVTEGLISRLNRDELQAVLAHEMAHIVSNDSLLTTVASSLFGVYNEMLNGIVNNISKMNRADEDIPFSKSQKNAAAAGLVFLPVFICLLIMSFLSQLLYVFISREKEYRADVNAIKYTRNPLSLARALYKIATHYRGTASYLAPIFILSPEANPLEEREDFFANLFSTHPPFTKRLQLILDQAHADLSQITEEIYKIPRSEEQTKPTKSEIFIKKEERWLGPYTLLQLQSLDFLTPDTEVKIKGTEQIVKAESIPALDHYFKIKNTPLWKMRRICPVCNEWLIVQEYEGLYVWRCAFCDGLLVEREKLPRIIVREEKEFSEETIRIASFILAEAKKKKPNFKLLIETVNKRKCPKCGKPMVRKLYSYVYHIEIDECNECNLIWFDKNELEILQCLIEMEEKDGKG; this is encoded by the coding sequence ATGTCTATTACAGCAAAAACATTCTGGGATATTGAAAAAGAAAAGACAACTGTAATATATGCAATTTTTGGAGTTCTTGTATTTTTTTATTTTTTTTCTTTTTTTATCATCTGGACTATATTTAAACTTTTAATTTATGTAAGGCTTCAACTGGAAAATCCTCATATCCGTTTCCATCTCTTCGGCTCGGATACATTAATCGTATTTATTATTGCCCTCATACTTGCAATCATGCACTGGTTTTACACAAATCGTAATGTTGTTGAAAAAATTTTAAAATTGCTTAATGCGAAGCCACCGGATAAAAACGACCGTTATCATTATGTCTTCAAAAATATTGTGGAAGAAATCAGCATTGCTGCAGGTAAAATAGCGGTTGAACCTTATATCGTTCCAACTATAGCAATGAATGCATTTGCACTCCAGGATATTTATGGTAGAAATGTCATAGGTGTAACCGAAGGGCTCATATCAAGATTAAATCGAGATGAACTCCAGGCAGTCCTTGCCCATGAAATGGCACATATTGTATCAAATGATTCATTATTAACAACTGTAGCAAGTTCACTATTTGGAGTATATAATGAAATGCTCAACGGCATTGTAAATAATATCAGCAAAATGAATCGGGCTGACGAAGATATTCCTTTTAGTAAAAGCCAAAAGAATGCCGCTGCGGCCGGTTTGGTCTTCCTACCTGTATTTATCTGTCTTTTAATAATGAGTTTTTTATCCCAACTTCTATATGTTTTTATCTCGCGTGAAAAAGAATATCGGGCAGATGTGAACGCAATAAAATATACCAGAAATCCTTTGAGTCTCGCCCGTGCCCTTTATAAAATAGCAACCCATTATCGTGGGACTGCAAGTTATCTGGCACCAATTTTTATCTTAAGTCCTGAGGCAAATCCACTTGAAGAGCGAGAAGATTTTTTTGCAAACTTATTCTCCACCCACCCCCCTTTCACAAAAAGGCTTCAACTAATCCTTGACCAGGCGCACGCTGACTTAAGCCAGATTACCGAAGAGATTTATAAAATACCACGAAGTGAAGAACAGACAAAACCAACCAAGTCTGAAATTTTTATAAAAAAAGAAGAAAGATGGCTTGGACCTTATACATTGCTTCAACTCCAATCTTTAGACTTTTTAACCCCTGATACCGAGGTTAAAATTAAAGGTACCGAACAGATAGTAAAGGCAGAATCAATTCCTGCATTAGACCATTATTTTAAAATAAAAAATACTCCTCTGTGGAAGATGCGACGTATATGCCCGGTATGTAATGAATGGTTAATAGTCCAGGAATATGAGGGATTGTATGTCTGGCGTTGTGCATTTTGCGATGGGCTACTTGTGGAAAGAGAAAAACTGCCGAGAATAATTGTGCGCGAAGAAAAAGAATTTTCTGAAGAGACCATACGTATCGCATCTTTTATTCTTGCTGAAGCCAAAAAGAAAAAACCAAATTTCAAATTGCTCATAGAGACCGTTAACAAGAGAAAATGCCCAAAATGTGGTAAACCGATGGTGCGTAAATTGTATAGTTATGTATACCATATTGAGATTGACGAGTGTAATGAATGTAATTTAATCTGGTTTGATAAAAATGAACTTGAGATATTACAATGTTTAATTGAAATGGAGGAAAAAGATGGAAAAGGATAA
- a CDS encoding HD domain-containing protein, with the protein MKSQYINELKAGQLVKEKFLLTKKVLREKKDGGFFTQIELSDRTGTIEGVAWDNISDEFKNISSGDFVFITGNVNEYNERLQIVVNSIARVPDDEIEAEDFLNVVDEDIEKVINEIKEILNKLTNHFLKNLITQFLNDSKFMEKFRKAPAAKKAHHASIGGLAVHTRNVMNLGIKICEIFDFLNSDLLIAGSFLHDIGKIDEYTYHKKIDHTKDGRMLGHIVIGCEIIAKKIAKIDNFPNELRLKLLHMVVSHHGELEYGSPILPVFPEALVLHFIDNLDSKLEMMRDEIKKNRGTLSDWSEYHPLLERVIYLGTED; encoded by the coding sequence ATGAAGAGTCAGTATATTAACGAATTAAAGGCTGGGCAGCTTGTAAAGGAGAAATTTTTACTTACCAAAAAAGTACTACGGGAAAAAAAGGATGGCGGTTTTTTTACACAGATAGAACTCAGTGACCGAACGGGCACTATTGAAGGGGTCGCCTGGGATAATATCAGTGACGAATTCAAAAATATATCATCTGGTGATTTTGTATTTATAACCGGCAATGTAAATGAATATAATGAAAGACTGCAAATAGTAGTAAATTCCATTGCGCGGGTTCCTGATGATGAAATAGAAGCCGAGGATTTCCTCAATGTTGTTGATGAAGACATTGAAAAGGTAATAAATGAAATAAAAGAAATATTAAATAAACTAACAAATCATTTTTTAAAAAATCTAATTACGCAATTTCTTAATGACTCCAAGTTTATGGAAAAATTCAGAAAAGCTCCGGCAGCAAAGAAGGCTCACCATGCCAGTATCGGCGGGCTTGCTGTTCACACACGCAATGTAATGAATTTAGGCATTAAGATATGCGAAATATTTGATTTTCTCAATTCCGACCTGCTCATCGCTGGGAGTTTTCTCCATGATATTGGCAAGATTGATGAATATACATATCATAAAAAGATTGACCATACTAAAGATGGACGGATGCTGGGACATATTGTTATTGGCTGTGAAATAATCGCTAAAAAAATTGCGAAAATTGATAACTTTCCCAACGAATTAAGACTGAAATTGTTGCATATGGTTGTTTCTCATCATGGTGAACTTGAATATGGCTCACCCATTCTACCTGTCTTTCCTGAAGCCCTTGTCTTACATTTTATAGATAACCTTGATTCAAAACTTGAAATGATGCGTGATGAAATAAAAAAGAACAGAGGGACACTCAGCGACTGGAGTGAATATCATCCCTTGCTTGAAAGGGTAATATACCTTGGCACTGAAGATTAA
- the nth gene encoding endonuclease III — protein MEKDKKIFAEKIIDGIKRHFPNPKIELNYRNEFELLIAVLLSAQTTDKKVNEVTPQLFAKYPTPQKLAQADINDLYKIIKPLGFFKRKSELIKKCAETICKKFNGKIPATIEELVQLPGVGRKTASAVLVNAFNKPAIVVDTHVIRVATERLKLSKAKDPDKIEQDLAKIFPKNDWQFIANGLVLFGRYVCTAKNPNCSSCYIYNLCPYENKTSKK, from the coding sequence ATGGAAAAGGATAAAAAAATATTTGCAGAAAAAATAATTGACGGAATAAAAAGGCATTTTCCAAATCCCAAGATTGAACTAAATTATAGAAATGAATTTGAACTTTTGATCGCAGTCCTTCTATCTGCCCAGACTACCGATAAGAAAGTCAATGAAGTCACACCACAGTTGTTCGCAAAATATCCAACACCCCAGAAACTTGCACAGGCGGATATAAATGATTTATATAAAATAATCAAGCCACTCGGCTTCTTTAAAAGAAAATCTGAGCTCATAAAGAAATGTGCGGAAACGATATGTAAAAAATTTAATGGTAAAATTCCAGCAACAATTGAAGAACTTGTTCAATTGCCCGGTGTAGGCAGAAAAACCGCTTCTGCAGTCCTGGTAAATGCCTTCAATAAACCTGCAATTGTGGTTGATACCCATGTAATACGGGTTGCAACGGAAAGATTAAAACTCAGCAAGGCAAAAGACCCTGATAAAATTGAACAGGATCTGGCAAAAATTTTTCCGAAAAATGATTGGCAATTTATAGCGAATGGACTCGTATTATTTGGGAGATATGTCTGCACTGCAAAAAATCCCAATTGTTCTTCCTGCTATATATATAACCTATGTCCTTACGAAAATAAAACATCTAAAAAATAA
- the smc gene encoding chromosome segregation protein SMC encodes MKIKEIKLYGFKSFQEETKFLLNPGITAFVGPNGSGKSNIFDALRWVFGEQSMKALRCEKNEDLIHISADGQSDSNFAEVTVTIENEDFFPQFGSEFEIKRKFYRDGESEFYLNRVKCRLQDIQALFLNSGTLTYSFLELSEIERIISGDTKEMFDDVSGILKYQERREQTQRRLEQTEQDLLRLEDVISEMERTVRSLKRQARQTQLYQELKEEYKKLSLIITKSDYERTINELKEVETSLHNLNQQKQNVLIRLNNLDEERQKLKNEFTELETKKRDIVTEITNLNNEIDNLQQELNNLENETRQFSIEYERKTASLKEKQEYLKNLNNKIIENERKLNEVNNEIALWNEKLLTEQNNLEKLSNDFIEITRVIEEKQKTIDGIMLKIQLLKNDLARVEISKTNKENILIQIEKEKEELKSDLSVKFKEKADYEQELNNIIKNQNNISQSISEQQKTIEDIEIKIEEIEKDIVKRQEELNDCRLLIDTLQNRLGKVENIKFIKQQFKERFVGIFRDFLIVRPGYEQIVDLCLYDALNFFIVNDISPNDFNNLPEGRYGFMLKEENIAQENPDELKALKSLTELVEIRANKEIFSAFLSKYFLTNGFEEALRYSKKFPNFGFLTLEGCLFNNNSVIIQKGEFGYFQINQRLSEYQSKAESLQNEIVFMNDEKKKLLEQLNQIRNGLEQNKEKLFSLNINKSEFSMQVNTLKNQLNNLNKDIEEVDNERNKLLTEIEELNKYFIEFTNQITENENILNKTQTESEELKNILDNLEKKIERQNKELNQIILKIGILNEVKSVTEKNLNDTQVEITNLTNEIEEIGKLSASEELAAIEQKITELKQSIQEKKERRANLENQIPEQKIQEISKNLDSIYDEIAQLQRQQDEIQNAIMQVNFKVFELNHKKEELNKKAKEEFQTNLEDYVLEDIPEPEQKLNEVKERMARLGEINPLSLSAYEQEKKRLDEFLNQRNDIIAAKQNLLKSIAELDARAKERFIDTFREVKGKFNEVFAKFFEGGEADLILTDPANPLTSDVDIVVRMKGKRIKRINQLSGGERTLLAVSLLLAFYLVKPAPFCILDEIDAPLDDVNVVRFNKFLRELAQHTQVVIITHNRATMEYADYIYGLTMERPGKSKIISTRLEDLEPVELTEQ; translated from the coding sequence ATGAAAATTAAAGAAATCAAGCTTTACGGGTTCAAATCATTTCAGGAAGAAACTAAATTTTTACTAAATCCTGGAATTACTGCTTTTGTTGGTCCCAACGGTAGCGGTAAATCGAATATTTTTGATGCCTTAAGGTGGGTATTCGGTGAACAGAGTATGAAGGCACTACGCTGTGAAAAGAACGAAGACCTCATTCATATTTCCGCAGACGGGCAGAGTGATTCAAATTTTGCCGAAGTAACGGTGACGATAGAAAATGAAGACTTTTTCCCTCAATTCGGAAGTGAGTTTGAAATAAAAAGAAAATTTTATAGAGACGGAGAAAGTGAATTTTATTTAAATCGTGTAAAATGCAGATTGCAGGATATCCAGGCATTATTTCTGAACTCAGGGACTCTTACCTATTCGTTCTTAGAACTATCCGAGATAGAAAGGATTATCAGCGGAGACACAAAAGAGATGTTTGACGATGTTTCGGGAATTTTAAAATATCAGGAACGCCGAGAACAGACCCAGAGAAGATTGGAACAGACTGAGCAGGATCTTCTACGTCTTGAAGATGTGATAAGTGAAATGGAAAGAACGGTTCGCAGTCTAAAAAGGCAGGCACGACAGACACAATTATATCAGGAATTAAAAGAAGAATATAAAAAATTGTCGCTTATCATAACTAAATCAGATTACGAAAGAACTATCAATGAATTAAAAGAGGTAGAAACCTCACTACATAACCTAAATCAGCAGAAACAAAATGTTCTTATCAGGTTAAATAATCTTGATGAAGAGCGGCAGAAATTAAAAAATGAATTTACTGAACTGGAAACAAAAAAGAGAGACATTGTAACTGAAATAACCAATCTAAATAATGAAATCGATAATCTACAACAGGAATTGAACAATCTTGAAAATGAAACAAGGCAATTTAGCATTGAATATGAGAGAAAGACTGCATCCCTTAAAGAAAAACAAGAATACCTGAAAAATCTGAATAATAAAATTATTGAAAACGAAAGAAAATTGAATGAAGTAAATAATGAGATTGCCCTCTGGAATGAAAAACTTTTAACTGAACAAAATAATCTTGAGAAACTTTCTAACGATTTTATTGAAATCACCAGAGTTATAGAAGAAAAACAAAAGACAATTGATGGCATTATGCTTAAAATCCAATTACTAAAAAATGACCTTGCCCGCGTGGAAATAAGCAAAACCAATAAAGAAAATATCCTCATTCAAATAGAAAAAGAAAAGGAAGAATTAAAGTCTGATTTGTCAGTTAAATTTAAAGAAAAGGCTGATTATGAACAAGAATTAAATAATATAATCAAAAACCAGAACAATATAAGTCAATCCATTTCCGAGCAACAGAAAACAATTGAAGACATTGAAATTAAAATAGAAGAAATTGAAAAGGATATTGTTAAACGTCAGGAAGAACTGAACGATTGTCGGTTGTTGATCGATACACTACAAAACAGGCTGGGTAAAGTTGAAAATATAAAATTCATTAAACAGCAATTTAAAGAAAGATTTGTGGGTATATTCCGGGATTTCTTAATCGTGCGTCCCGGATATGAACAGATTGTTGACCTCTGTCTGTATGATGCCTTAAACTTTTTTATAGTCAATGACATCTCACCGAATGATTTTAATAACCTTCCGGAAGGTAGATATGGTTTTATGTTGAAGGAAGAAAACATAGCACAGGAAAATCCCGACGAATTAAAGGCTCTGAAATCTTTGACTGAACTTGTTGAAATAAGAGCAAATAAGGAAATTTTTTCGGCATTTTTAAGTAAATATTTTTTAACAAATGGATTTGAAGAAGCATTAAGATACTCAAAAAAATTTCCGAATTTCGGATTTTTAACACTTGAAGGCTGCTTATTTAATAATAATTCGGTTATAATTCAAAAAGGTGAATTCGGATATTTCCAGATAAATCAAAGGTTAAGTGAATATCAATCAAAAGCCGAATCTCTTCAGAATGAAATAGTGTTTATGAATGACGAAAAAAAGAAACTCTTAGAACAACTAAACCAGATAAGAAATGGTCTTGAACAAAATAAAGAAAAACTATTTTCTTTGAATATAAATAAATCCGAATTTTCAATGCAAGTAAATACATTGAAAAATCAGTTAAATAATCTAAATAAGGATATAGAAGAAGTTGATAATGAGAGGAATAAACTGCTGACGGAAATTGAAGAATTGAATAAATATTTTATCGAGTTTACAAATCAAATTACTGAAAACGAGAATATACTTAATAAAACTCAAACTGAATCTGAAGAATTGAAAAATATACTTGATAATCTGGAAAAAAAGATTGAACGCCAGAATAAAGAGTTAAATCAAATTATCCTTAAAATTGGGATATTAAACGAAGTCAAATCTGTAACAGAAAAAAATTTAAACGACACCCAGGTTGAAATTACAAATCTCACTAATGAAATAGAAGAAATTGGCAAATTATCGGCGAGTGAGGAACTTGCCGCCATTGAACAGAAAATAACGGAACTGAAACAATCCATACAGGAAAAGAAAGAAAGACGTGCGAATCTGGAAAATCAAATTCCTGAGCAGAAAATTCAGGAAATATCAAAAAATCTTGATTCAATCTACGATGAGATTGCTCAATTACAAAGGCAACAAGATGAAATTCAGAATGCAATAATGCAGGTTAATTTTAAAGTTTTTGAACTGAATCATAAGAAAGAAGAGCTTAATAAAAAGGCAAAAGAAGAATTCCAAACTAATTTAGAAGATTATGTATTAGAAGATATTCCTGAGCCCGAACAAAAATTAAATGAGGTCAAAGAAAGAATGGCACGCCTTGGAGAAATAAATCCATTAAGTCTAAGTGCTTATGAACAGGAAAAGAAAAGGCTTGATGAATTTTTAAATCAACGAAATGATATAATTGCTGCCAAGCAAAATCTTTTAAAATCCATTGCCGAACTTGATGCCAGGGCGAAAGAAAGATTCATTGATACCTTTAGAGAAGTGAAGGGAAAATTTAACGAAGTCTTCGCAAAATTCTTTGAAGGTGGAGAGGCGGACCTTATTTTGACTGATCCAGCAAACCCATTAACTTCCGATGTTGACATTGTTGTTCGTATGAAAGGCAAAAGGATAAAAAGGATAAACCAGCTTTCTGGGGGTGAAAGAACACTGCTTGCGGTCAGCCTGTTGCTTGCTTTCTACCTTGTCAAACCTGCTCCTTTCTGTATCCTTGATGAAATTGATGCACCGCTGGATGATGTCAATGTTGTGAGATTCAATAAGTTCTTGCGAGAATTGGCACAACATACCCAGGTGGTTATAATAACCCATAACCGCGCTACAATGGAATATGCCGATTACATATATGGACTTACCATGGAAAGACCCGGCAAGAGTAAGATTATATCAACCCGTCTGGAAGATTTGGAACCAGTAGAATTAACAGAACAGTAA